One region of Phycisphaerae bacterium genomic DNA includes:
- a CDS encoding UMP kinase, which produces MMAQGQCAYRRAVLKISGEGLAGPEGFGIGPQALQHVVEEVGGVHALGLQIAIVVGGGNILRGGTFSRTCHIAEATAHHMGMLATVINALALQEALEHLGIQARVLSAVPVHSVCEPFIRRRCIRHLEKGRVAVLAGGTGRPFVTTDTAAALAAAEINAEAVFKATQVDGVYTADPKKDPAARFCSELTYDQVINGRLAVMDLSAVDMCQRNGTRIVVFNLHKAGNMKRIVQGEKIGTVIGR; this is translated from the coding sequence ATGATGGCACAGGGGCAGTGCGCCTATCGGCGAGCGGTACTCAAGATCAGCGGAGAGGGGCTGGCCGGTCCCGAAGGCTTCGGAATCGGGCCACAGGCCTTGCAGCACGTGGTGGAGGAGGTTGGTGGTGTTCACGCCCTCGGTTTGCAGATTGCGATTGTCGTCGGAGGGGGGAACATTCTGCGCGGTGGCACCTTCTCCAGGACATGCCACATTGCGGAGGCGACCGCGCATCACATGGGCATGCTGGCCACGGTGATCAACGCCCTGGCCCTTCAGGAGGCGCTGGAGCATCTCGGGATCCAGGCCCGGGTCTTGTCGGCCGTCCCGGTGCACTCGGTCTGCGAGCCGTTCATCCGTCGGCGATGCATCCGGCACCTGGAGAAGGGCCGGGTGGCGGTGCTGGCCGGCGGCACCGGCCGGCCGTTCGTGACCACCGATACGGCCGCGGCCCTCGCCGCCGCCGAGATCAATGCTGAAGCCGTCTTCAAGGCCACGCAGGTGGACGGCGTCTACACCGCCGATCCGAAGAAGGACCCCGCCGCGCGGTTCTGTTCCGAGCTCACTTATGACCAGGTCATCAACGGTCGCCTCGCGGTCATGGATCTCAGTGCGGTCGACATGTGCCAGCGAAACGGCACGCGGATCGTGGTGTTCAACCTACACAAGGCCGGCAACATGAAGCGGATCGTCCAGGGCGAGAAGATCGGGACGGTGATTGGGCGATAG
- the tsf gene encoding translation elongation factor Ts, whose translation MAEITAEMVRQLRERSGLPMMDCKKALAQTHGDAEAAYELLRKSGAAAAEKKAGRETGEGRVGVFIDKAKGVAALAVMRCETAPVANNPDFKELAAKVAKHVALTGCTDVDALLTQKHVDGGPTIQDMLHDLLNRIRENMKVARVVRHTGRVAAYVHHDGKLGVLLVVEGEGGDDALLNDVCMHIAAMSPMATNRQEIPKDVVAKEEEIAREQVRASGKPENMLDKILVGKMNRWFGDHVLTEQAFVKDDKKTVGQVLKAAGLTAKTFARISVGGA comes from the coding sequence ATGGCTGAGATTACTGCGGAAATGGTGAGGCAGCTTCGCGAGCGTAGCGGGCTTCCGATGATGGACTGCAAGAAGGCTCTGGCTCAGACCCACGGTGACGCGGAAGCTGCCTACGAACTGCTCCGCAAGAGCGGGGCCGCTGCCGCCGAGAAGAAGGCCGGCCGTGAGACCGGCGAAGGCCGTGTCGGCGTGTTCATTGACAAGGCCAAGGGGGTTGCCGCTCTGGCCGTGATGCGTTGCGAGACCGCACCGGTAGCCAACAATCCCGACTTCAAGGAGTTGGCCGCCAAGGTTGCCAAGCACGTGGCCCTCACGGGCTGCACGGATGTTGACGCCCTGCTCACCCAGAAGCATGTGGATGGTGGGCCGACGATCCAGGACATGCTCCACGATCTGCTCAACCGCATTCGCGAGAACATGAAGGTTGCCCGAGTCGTTCGGCACACCGGGCGGGTCGCGGCCTACGTGCACCATGACGGCAAGCTGGGCGTTTTGCTGGTGGTGGAGGGTGAAGGCGGCGACGACGCGTTGCTCAACGACGTGTGTATGCACATTGCCGCCATGAGTCCGATGGCGACCAATCGCCAGGAAATTCCCAAGGATGTGGTTGCCAAGGAGGAGGAGATCGCCCGCGAGCAGGTGCGAGCCTCGGGTAAGCCTGAGAACATGCTCGACAAGATCCTGGTCGGCAAGATGAACCGCTGGTTTGGCGACCACGTTCTGACCGAGCAGGCTTTTGTCAAGGACGACAAGAAGACGGTGGGCCAGGTGCTCAAAGCTGCCGGTCTGACCGCCAAGACCTTCGCCCGCATTTCGGTCGGCGGCGCGTAA
- the rpsB gene encoding 30S ribosomal protein S2, which yields MASEFVQSLVSSGVHFGHRTSRWNPKMRPYIFGKRNQIHIIDIRETVKGVLRASKFLGNVAANGQDVLFVGTKRQARPAIQGVAQKTGMHYVIERWLGGTLTNFRTIRSRLARLEELEAIEAAGMADKYSKKMISMLTRERRKIQRNLEGIRKMTKLPGALVLIDVKREHNAAREARKLHIPVVAVIDTDSDPDTVDIPIPGNDDAMRAIELILNQLGDSILAGMKARPVKEKDQEERPGRRSSRATARAGSEPVPGEGPAKDDSDPSESAMASA from the coding sequence TTGGCTTCGGAATTCGTTCAGAGTCTCGTCAGTTCAGGGGTCCACTTTGGACATCGTACCAGCCGCTGGAACCCCAAGATGCGGCCATACATTTTCGGCAAGCGCAACCAGATTCACATCATTGACATTCGTGAGACGGTCAAGGGTGTCCTGCGGGCCAGCAAGTTTCTGGGCAACGTGGCCGCCAATGGGCAAGACGTGCTTTTCGTCGGCACCAAGCGTCAGGCTCGCCCCGCGATTCAGGGTGTTGCCCAGAAGACCGGGATGCACTACGTCATCGAGCGCTGGCTGGGGGGTACGCTGACCAACTTCCGCACGATCCGTTCACGGCTTGCCCGCCTCGAGGAACTCGAGGCCATCGAGGCCGCGGGCATGGCCGACAAGTACAGCAAGAAGATGATCTCGATGCTCACCCGTGAGCGCCGCAAGATCCAGCGCAATCTGGAGGGCATCCGCAAGATGACCAAGCTGCCCGGCGCCCTGGTACTGATTGACGTCAAGCGTGAGCACAACGCGGCCCGCGAGGCCCGCAAGCTTCACATCCCGGTCGTTGCGGTGATTGACACCGACTCGGATCCCGACACGGTGGACATTCCGATTCCGGGCAACGATGACGCGATGCGGGCGATTGAGCTGATCCTGAACCAGTTGGGGGACTCCATCCTCGCCGGGATGAAGGCTCGGCCGGTCAAGGAGAAAGATCAGGAAGAGCGTCCTGGCCGTCGTTCGAGCCGAGCCACGGCCCGGGCCGGCAGCGAGCCGGTTCCCGGTGAAGGTCCTGCCAAGGATGACTCTGATCCCAGCGAATCGGCCATGGCGTCCGCCTGA